The following proteins come from a genomic window of Miscanthus floridulus cultivar M001 chromosome 2, ASM1932011v1, whole genome shotgun sequence:
- the LOC136527878 gene encoding expansin-B3-like, which translates to MAIAAGAVAAFLGDSFPVYKYPGTVLLPDHRKADLLLSAKEATPFRVTLLAAMASSSKVLALGALVFSLLVTYGSCARPAVNFTASDFTADPNWEAARATWYGAPTGAGPDDDGGACGFKNVNLPPFSAMTSCGNQPLFKDGKGCGSCYQIRCQKHPACSGNPETVIITDMNYYPVAKYHFDLSGTAFGAMAKLGRNDELRHAGIIDIQFKRVPCNYPGQKVTFHVEEGSNPVYFAVLVEFEDGDGDVVQVDLKEANSGYWTSMRESWGSIWRLDANHRLEAPFSLRITNESGRKLVANRVIPANWAANTYYRSIIQY; encoded by the exons ATGGCGATCGCCGCGGGCGCGGTAGCTGCCTTCCTTGGAGATTCTTTTCCGGTCTATAAATACCCCGGCACTGTGCTCCTTCCAGATCATCGAAAGGCAGATCTCCTCCTGTCAGCCAAAGAAGCTACCCCTTTTCGTGTAACTCTACTAGCAGCTATGGCGTCCTCCTCCAAGGTGCTCGCACTTGGTGCGCTCGTCTTCTCCCTCCTTGTCACGTATGGCTCGTGCGCTAGACCGGCGGTCAACTTTACCGCCTCCGACTTCACCGCCGATCCCAACTGGGAGGCGGCCAGAGCCACCTGGTACGGTGCGCCCACCGGCGCCGGCCCTGACGACGATG GTGGCGCCTGCGGGTTCAAGAACGTGAACCTGCCGCCGTTCTCCGCGATGACATCGTGCGGCAACCAGCCCCTGTTCAAGGACGGCAAGGGCTGCGGCTCCTGCTACCAG ATACGATGCCAAAAGCACCCTGCCTGCTCGGGCAACCCAGAGACGGTGATCATCACTGACATGAACTACTACCCTGTGGCCAAGTACCACTTCGACCTCAGCGGCACGGCGTTCGGCGCCATGGCCAAGCTCGGCCGCAACGACGAGCTCCGCCACGCCGGCATCATCGACATCCAGTTCAAGAG AGTGCCCTGTAACTACCCCGGGCAGAAGGTGACGTTCCACGTCGAAGAGGGCTCCAACCCCGTCTACTTCGCGGTGCTCGTCGAGTTCgaagacggcgacggcgacgtggTGCAGGTGGACCTCAAGGAGGCCAACTCCGGCTACTGGACGTCGATGCGCGAGTCCTGGGGATCCATCTGGAGGCTGGACGCCAACCATAGGCTGGAGGCGCCCTTCTCGCTGCGCATCACCAACGAGTCCGGCAGGAAGTTGGTGGCCAATCGGGTCATCCCAGCCAACTGGGCGGCCAACACCTATTACCGCTCCATCATTCAGTATTAG